A stretch of Garra rufa chromosome 11, GarRuf1.0, whole genome shotgun sequence DNA encodes these proteins:
- the ttc23 gene encoding tetratricopeptide repeat protein 23, which yields MSLAPHSGSFCASQQSCSVAALNESFTSFNMSSSVSSGESLQEADSTIISQKADVKNYSLMTPAEKLTLCERRAQSLADSEEYDPCIQELVRCLALSRLVYGNEHFAVAQAQSRLAKAYLQYKGWAHQAQEHASQAHEVLRSSQQEERVSCLNCFLTIHQTLGGAALLLGNLAEAESSFQKAEIVMGDIVAQEAMRKEDRVDIEYEIFTNLARVYQRQGRPENALSQCERALELLQEGAQLSRICCVYRNMAAIEQAQGHLDKAIKHLLQAHSIAISQSPGGLEGAQIAHSLALAYSSTSEPHHNDSATRFFEESLSAYRSALGPQDTLTLSAQDDFSHFLLLTGQQERCAEIQRESLVYKKSTFGELSAEVAEALQLIGGVEMTQGQMRHAHRTLKKCLGIQNMLYGPQHKKTKATQRTVDMLSQSPEVGERRKESHLETRPPFCAVVSSASEVTSSTSHS from the exons GAATGAGTC ATTCACCAGCTTCAACATGAGCAGCAGTGTCAGTTCAGGAGAATCCCTGCAGGAAGCAGATTCAACAATAATCTCACAGAAAGCAGATGTGAAGAATTACAGTCTAATGACTCCTGCAGAGAAACTAACGCTTTGTGAGAGACGAGCTCAGTCTTTGGCTGACAGCGAAGAG TATGACCCCTGTATCCAAGAGCTTGTGCGTTGCCTTGCACTAAGCAGACTTGTTTATGGAAATGAGCATTTTGCAGTGGCTCAAGCTCAGTCAAGACTGGCTAAAGCTTACTTGCAATACAAAG GTTGGGCACATCAGGCACAAGAACATGCATCCCAAGCACATGAAGTACTCCGATCCAGTCAGCAGGAGGAGAGAGTGAGCTGCCTCAACTGCTTCCTTACCATACATCAAACTCTTGGAGGTGCCGCTCTACTGCTTGGAAA TTTAGCAGAGGCCGAGTCAAGCTTTCAGAAGGCAGAAATAGTAATGGGAGACATTGTGGCACAAGAAGCTATGAGGAAGGAGGACAGAGTGGACATTGAGTatgaaatatttacaaatttagCAAG GGTGTACCAGCGGCAGGGAAGGCCAGAGAATGCCCTCAGTCAATGTGAAAGAGCCTTGGAGCTGCTTCAGGAAGGAGCACAGCTCAGTCGGATCTGCTGTGTTTACAGAAACATGGCGGCCATTGAACAGGCTCAGGGACATCTGGATAAAGCCATCAAGCATCTTCTTCAG GCTCATTCCATAGCTATTAGTCAGAGTCCTGGGGGTCTGGAGGGGGCCCAGATCGCTCATAGCTTGGCTCTGGCCTACTCTTCCACTTCAGAGCCACATCACAACG ATTCAGCAACACGCTTTTTTGAGGAGAGTTTAAGTGCATATAGAAGTGCACTAGGCCCACAGGACACACTCACTCTATCTGCTCAAGATGACTTCAGTCATTTCCTCCTACTCACAGGACAACAAGAG AGATGTGCTGAGATTCAAAGAGAGTCTCTAGTTTATAAGAAGAGCACGTTTGGTGAGCTGAGTGCAGAGGTGGCAGAAGCGCTGCAGCTGATTGGTGGAGTGGAGATGACACAGGGTCAGATGAGACACGCCCACAGGACCCTCAAGAAG TGTCTGGGCATTCAGAATATGCTGTATGGTCCTCAGCACAAGAAAACCAAAGCCACACAGAGAACCGTGGACATGCTGTCTCA GTCACCAGAGGTTGGTGAGAGACGCAAGGAAAGTCATCTTGAAACAAGACCTCCATTCTGTGCAGTTGTATCATCTGCATCTGAGGTGACATCTAGCACGTCTCACTCATAA